A genome region from Flavobacterium sp. CFS9 includes the following:
- a CDS encoding M1 family metallopeptidase, translating into MRKILLLSFLSLSLNSAFAQSAPYWQQHVDYKMEVSMDVKNYQYKGKQELVYTNNSPDTLKKVYYHLFLNAFQPGSEMDARLHSIKDPDGRMVNKVKGADGKETKQSRIETLKPNEIGYLKVSDFKQDGVAAQTRVSGTILEVTLVKPILPNSKTTFTLDFDGQVPVQVRRTGRNNSEGVELSMSQWYPKLAEFDFEGWHADPYIAREFHGVWGNFDVKITIDKEYTIGGSGYLQDKNQIGHGYEDAGVTVTYPKKTKTLTWHFIAPNVHDFTWAADKEYTHDIVKGPNDVDLHFFYKNNPKTTANWKQLEPLMVKVMDYYNHRVGAYPYKQYSFIQGGDGGMEYAMCTLMLGNGTLEGILGTATHELGHSWFQHILASNESKHPWMDEGFTTYIEDSALNELKGDKKEVNPFKGNYAAYYSLVNSGKEQPQTTHGDRYDENRPYSISSYVKGSLFLSQLEYVIGKENVDATLKRYYNDFKFKHPTPNDIKRSAERVSGAELDWYLVDWTGTTNTIDYGIKEVADNAGKTNVTLERIGRMPMPIDLTVEYTDGTSESFYIPLRMMNFIKPNPNPNEKRTVLDDWAWAQSNYSFTIDKNKTAIKKITIDPSGLMADVKAANNVYEVK; encoded by the coding sequence ATGCGAAAAATTTTACTACTATCTTTTTTGAGTTTGAGTTTAAACTCAGCATTTGCACAAAGCGCTCCTTATTGGCAACAGCATGTCGATTACAAAATGGAGGTGTCTATGGATGTAAAAAACTATCAGTACAAAGGAAAACAAGAGTTAGTGTACACGAACAACTCTCCTGATACTTTAAAGAAGGTTTATTATCATTTGTTCTTAAATGCGTTTCAGCCGGGAAGTGAAATGGATGCACGTCTGCATTCGATAAAAGATCCGGACGGAAGAATGGTTAATAAAGTAAAAGGCGCAGATGGTAAAGAAACGAAACAAAGCCGAATAGAAACTTTAAAACCAAATGAAATTGGATATTTAAAAGTTTCAGACTTTAAACAAGACGGAGTTGCAGCACAAACAAGAGTTTCAGGAACTATTTTAGAAGTGACTTTGGTGAAACCAATTTTGCCAAATTCTAAAACAACCTTTACTTTAGATTTTGACGGACAAGTTCCGGTTCAGGTTCGTCGTACGGGACGTAATAATTCTGAAGGAGTTGAGTTGTCAATGTCACAATGGTACCCAAAATTAGCCGAATTTGATTTTGAAGGCTGGCACGCAGATCCATACATTGCAAGAGAATTTCATGGTGTGTGGGGGAATTTTGATGTGAAAATTACAATCGATAAAGAGTATACTATCGGAGGTTCAGGATATTTACAAGATAAGAATCAAATCGGACACGGTTATGAAGATGCTGGTGTAACCGTTACTTATCCAAAGAAAACAAAAACATTGACCTGGCATTTTATTGCACCAAATGTTCATGATTTTACCTGGGCAGCAGATAAAGAATACACACATGATATTGTAAAAGGACCTAATGATGTTGACTTGCATTTCTTCTACAAAAACAATCCAAAAACAACTGCAAACTGGAAACAATTAGAGCCTTTAATGGTGAAAGTAATGGATTATTACAACCACAGAGTGGGGGCATATCCGTACAAACAATACTCTTTTATCCAGGGTGGAGATGGTGGAATGGAGTATGCAATGTGTACCCTAATGCTTGGAAACGGAACTCTTGAAGGAATTTTAGGAACAGCAACTCATGAATTAGGACATTCCTGGTTTCAGCATATTTTGGCTTCAAACGAATCTAAACACCCTTGGATGGATGAAGGTTTTACCACTTACATCGAAGACAGTGCTTTGAACGAATTGAAAGGCGATAAAAAAGAAGTGAATCCGTTTAAAGGAAATTATGCTGCTTATTACAGCTTAGTTAATTCAGGAAAAGAGCAGCCGCAAACGACTCATGGAGACCGTTACGATGAAAACAGACCTTATAGTATTTCTTCTTATGTAAAAGGAAGTCTATTCTTATCTCAATTAGAATATGTAATTGGAAAAGAGAATGTAGATGCTACTTTAAAAAGATATTACAATGATTTCAAATTCAAACACCCTACTCCAAATGATATCAAAAGATCAGCAGAGAGAGTTTCAGGAGCAGAATTAGATTGGTATTTAGTGGATTGGACAGGAACTACCAATACAATCGATTATGGTATTAAAGAAGTGGCGGATAACGCAGGAAAAACGAATGTTACTTTAGAAAGAATTGGAAGAATGCCAATGCCAATTGATCTAACAGTAGAGTACACAGACGGAACTTCTGAAAGTTTCTACATTCCGTTACGAATGATGAATTTCATCAAACCAAATCCAAATCCGAATGAAAAAAGAACTGTTTTAGACGACTGGGCCTGGGCACAATCGAACTACAGTTTTACAATAGATAAAAACAAAACTGCCATTAAGAAAATCACGATTGATCCAAGCGGATTAATGGCCGATGTAAAAGCAGCAAATAATGTTTATGAAGTGAAATAA